The following are from one region of the Amycolatopsis sp. QT-25 genome:
- a CDS encoding TetR family transcriptional regulator, with the protein MTEEPRVRKRDAAATRASLLDAAAALFAERGFDRTTVRDIAKLAGVNQALLFRYFGSKDALFEEILARGGREQIATTPPDELLGTALRSMLESDPGRDRTLDAYLRSTGHDSAAAAVRRQLGEEYAQVLATLTDADDAELRADLVLAWLLGIGLVREITGKEPLASADPDDVCRLVLGAARTLLERSG; encoded by the coding sequence ATGACGGAAGAACCGCGGGTGCGCAAGCGTGACGCGGCCGCGACCCGGGCTTCCCTGCTCGACGCGGCGGCGGCGCTTTTCGCCGAGCGCGGCTTCGACCGGACGACCGTGCGGGACATCGCGAAACTCGCCGGGGTCAACCAGGCGCTGCTGTTCCGCTACTTCGGTTCGAAGGACGCGCTCTTCGAGGAGATCCTGGCCCGCGGCGGCCGCGAACAGATCGCCACCACACCACCGGACGAACTGCTCGGGACGGCGTTGCGCAGCATGCTGGAGTCCGACCCCGGCCGTGACCGCACCCTCGACGCCTACCTGCGCTCGACCGGCCACGACAGCGCCGCGGCGGCGGTCCGGCGGCAGCTCGGCGAGGAGTACGCGCAGGTGCTCGCCACGCTGACCGACGCCGACGACGCGGAACTGCGGGCCGACCTCGTCCTCGCCTGGCTGCTCGGGATCGGCCTGGTCCGGGAGATCACCGGCAAGGAACCGCTGGCCAGCGCGGATCCCGACGACGTCTGCCGTCTGGTGCTCGGCGCCGCGCGGACACTCCTGGAGCGAAGCGGGTAA
- a CDS encoding aminoglycoside phosphotransferase family protein, with protein sequence MTSFPPAGTEAEFDELTRQDLLPAVTSLTDSLGLGEVVPFTEGSLPVYAVGDDLVLKLFPPVHLGELPTERTMLEVLHGKLPIPTPAVHEVGERDGWGYVLMERLRGETLKDAWPKLSTEDKQLLAPELGEALAALHSLHDPRLAVLAPPDWATFVAGQRAKVVERHRRTGLDESWIARIPAFLDSVELGDPPAVPLHTEFMRDHLMVVHDGERPRLTGLFDFEPAMRGAAEYDFVAVGLFVSGGDKDFLRRLLAGYGTEPDEGFSRRCLAYALLHVYSNFTWYFELLPAPEEPTLESLSRAWW encoded by the coding sequence GTGACCTCGTTCCCGCCCGCCGGCACCGAAGCCGAGTTCGACGAACTGACCAGGCAAGACCTGCTTCCGGCGGTGACTTCGCTGACCGATTCGCTCGGTCTCGGCGAAGTCGTCCCGTTCACCGAAGGCTCCCTGCCGGTCTACGCCGTCGGCGACGACCTGGTCCTCAAACTGTTCCCGCCGGTGCACCTCGGCGAACTCCCCACCGAGCGGACGATGCTCGAAGTCCTGCACGGGAAGCTCCCGATTCCGACGCCCGCCGTGCACGAAGTCGGCGAGCGGGACGGCTGGGGCTACGTGCTCATGGAGCGCCTGCGCGGCGAAACACTGAAGGACGCCTGGCCGAAACTGTCCACAGAGGACAAACAGCTGCTGGCCCCGGAACTCGGCGAGGCGCTCGCCGCCCTGCACTCGCTGCACGACCCGCGTCTCGCGGTCCTGGCTCCGCCGGATTGGGCCACGTTCGTCGCCGGGCAACGCGCGAAGGTCGTCGAGCGGCACCGCCGGACCGGTCTCGACGAAAGCTGGATCGCTCGGATCCCGGCGTTCCTCGACTCCGTCGAGCTGGGCGATCCGCCCGCCGTCCCGCTGCACACCGAGTTCATGCGCGACCACCTCATGGTCGTCCACGACGGCGAACGTCCGCGGCTGACCGGGCTTTTCGACTTCGAACCGGCGATGCGGGGCGCGGCCGAGTACGACTTCGTCGCCGTGGGCCTGTTCGTTTCCGGCGGGGACAAGGACTTCCTGCGGCGACTGCTGGCCGGATACGGTACCGAGCCCGATGAGGGATTCTCCCGGCGTTGCCTGGCGTACGCGCTTTTGCACGTCTACAGCAATTTCACGTGGTACTTCGAACTCCTTCCCGCACCGGAAGAACCGACGCTGGAAAGCCTCAGCCGCGCTTGGTGGTAG
- the mtnA gene encoding S-methyl-5-thioribose-1-phosphate isomerase produces MRRTIDWTGDAVTIIDQTALPAEYRVLELRTVGELVGAVQRLAVRGAPALGAAGALGVVLATRAKGDVEAEARRVAQARPTAVNLSWGVSRALAKLPEGPEAVLAEALAILDEDERINHEASRLATEVVLGHCERRPLRLLSHCNAGRLATVGWGSALGVVWHLQARGLVESVLVDETRPLLQGARLTAWELAEAGVPYRIQPDGAAAAAMGRGLVDCVLVGADRIAANGDVANKIGTYGLAIAAKHHGVPFVVVAPSSTVDTAMPDGAGIAIEERDPGEVLGLGGTKVAPEGAEVFNPAFDVTPFDLVTAVVTERGVLRP; encoded by the coding sequence ATGCGCAGGACGATCGACTGGACCGGTGACGCGGTCACGATCATCGACCAGACCGCTTTGCCCGCCGAGTATCGCGTGCTCGAACTGCGCACGGTCGGCGAACTCGTCGGCGCCGTCCAGCGGCTCGCGGTCCGCGGGGCACCGGCGCTCGGCGCGGCGGGGGCGCTCGGCGTGGTGCTCGCGACCCGCGCGAAAGGTGACGTCGAGGCCGAGGCCCGCCGTGTCGCCCAGGCCCGGCCGACAGCGGTCAACCTGAGCTGGGGTGTCTCCCGCGCCCTCGCGAAGCTCCCGGAGGGGCCGGAAGCCGTGCTCGCCGAAGCGCTGGCGATCCTCGACGAGGACGAGCGGATCAACCACGAGGCCTCCCGGCTGGCGACCGAAGTGGTGCTCGGCCACTGCGAGCGGCGGCCGTTGCGGTTGCTCAGCCACTGCAACGCGGGCCGTCTCGCCACGGTCGGCTGGGGCAGCGCGCTCGGCGTGGTCTGGCATCTGCAGGCCCGTGGCCTGGTCGAATCCGTGCTGGTCGACGAGACCCGCCCGCTGCTGCAGGGTGCCCGCCTGACCGCCTGGGAACTGGCCGAGGCCGGTGTCCCGTACCGGATCCAGCCCGACGGCGCGGCCGCCGCCGCGATGGGCCGCGGCCTGGTCGACTGCGTGCTCGTCGGCGCCGACCGGATCGCCGCCAACGGCGACGTCGCCAACAAGATCGGCACCTACGGCCTGGCGATCGCGGCGAAGCACCACGGAGTCCCGTTCGTGGTCGTCGCCCCGTCGTCCACTGTGGACACCGCGATGCCGGACGGCGCCGGGATCGCGATCGAGGAACGCGATCCCGGCGAGGTCCTGGGCCTCGGTGGCACGAAGGTCGCACCCGAAGGCGCGGAGGTGTTCAACCCGGCCTTCGACGTCACCCCGTTCGACCTGGTCACCGCGGTGGTCACCGAGCGGGGAGTGCTGCGCCCGTGA
- a CDS encoding FAD-binding and (Fe-S)-binding domain-containing protein encodes MEILADAATLALYTTDASNYRHVPKGVVLPRSVDEVMAAVAACRAAGLPVIARGGGTSVAGNSCGPGVVIDTSRHLGGVLDLDPGARTARVAPGTVLDDLQRLAAPHGLRFGPDPSTHSRCTIGGMIGNNACGSHSVAYGRTVDVVRELDVLLYDGTRLTVGPTSPSEVDARAARPGTEGRVFSELRALVQDNLALLRTELSTFGRRVSGYGLEHLLPENGFDVAKALVGSEGTCVTVLEATVSLTEVPNRKVLAVLGFESDIAAADAVPAILPWSPLTVEGVDADLVALLEPGRADGLPPGGAWLFVEMADPDRAHGLIADLRGALTGSALLDDAAAQKRLWRIREEGAGLATRLAGGEEAWPGWEDAAVPPARLGAYLREFKQLMREHGRKSVVYGHYGEGCLHLRLDFDLLSPRGIAGFRSFLEEAADLVAAHGGSLSGEHGDGQARSELLSRMYSPELLALFARFKGIFDPADKMNPGILVRPRPVDADLRVRRAPLDFEDVTAFAYPEDRGSFGQAMRRCVGVGKCRNTTGAGVMCPSYRATREEKHSTRGRAHLLAEMVNGELITDGWRSEEVADALDLCLSCKGCLSDCPVDVDMATYKAEFLHQHHKGRLRPASHYSMGWLPVWLRAASLAPRLANTVSRRFSGLLKKFGGIAPERDLPTFAPAPFTRRRADLKRWATGPRPVVLWPDSFNNYLTPDVLDAAAEVLTAAGYDVVLPDRGVCCGLTWVSTGQLDVAKKVLRRTLSVLEPYLRSGCLVAGLEPSCTALFRGDLPALLPDDPMAKLLAGRTRTFAELVEDSPLEFRSLDVEALSQVHCHQHAVLGFDADEAAMRAAGVHNSTMDSGCCGLAGNFGFERGHYDVSVACAEDRMLPAIRAAAEGTEVVADGFSCRTQIEQLDGRRALHLAELLRRALP; translated from the coding sequence GTGGAGATCTTGGCGGACGCCGCGACACTGGCGCTGTACACGACCGATGCCTCCAACTACCGGCACGTGCCGAAGGGCGTGGTGCTGCCGAGGAGCGTCGACGAGGTGATGGCGGCCGTCGCCGCTTGCCGTGCGGCCGGGCTGCCGGTGATCGCCCGCGGCGGCGGCACCAGCGTGGCGGGCAACTCGTGCGGGCCCGGCGTCGTGATCGACACCTCGCGCCACCTCGGCGGCGTCCTCGATCTCGATCCCGGGGCGCGTACGGCGCGGGTCGCCCCGGGCACCGTGCTCGACGACCTCCAGCGCCTCGCCGCGCCGCACGGTCTCCGATTCGGGCCCGATCCGTCGACGCATTCGCGATGCACGATCGGTGGAATGATCGGCAACAACGCCTGCGGCTCGCATTCGGTCGCTTATGGACGTACGGTCGACGTCGTCCGCGAGCTGGACGTGCTGCTCTACGACGGCACCCGGCTGACCGTCGGCCCGACCTCCCCGTCCGAAGTGGACGCGCGGGCGGCCAGGCCCGGCACGGAAGGCCGGGTCTTCTCGGAGTTGCGGGCGCTCGTCCAGGACAATTTGGCGTTACTGCGCACCGAACTGTCCACCTTCGGCAGGCGGGTGTCCGGCTATGGGCTGGAACACCTGCTGCCGGAGAACGGTTTCGACGTCGCCAAGGCGCTCGTCGGCAGTGAAGGCACCTGCGTCACCGTGCTGGAGGCGACGGTCTCCCTTACCGAGGTGCCGAATCGCAAGGTGCTCGCGGTGCTCGGTTTCGAGTCCGACATCGCCGCGGCCGACGCCGTCCCGGCGATCCTGCCGTGGTCGCCGCTGACCGTGGAGGGCGTCGACGCGGATCTCGTCGCGCTGCTGGAACCGGGCCGCGCCGACGGGCTTCCGCCGGGCGGCGCCTGGCTGTTCGTCGAGATGGCCGATCCGGACCGGGCACACGGGCTGATCGCCGACCTGCGTGGCGCGCTGACCGGTTCCGCGCTGCTGGACGACGCGGCCGCGCAGAAGCGGCTGTGGCGGATCCGGGAAGAGGGCGCCGGTCTCGCGACCCGGCTGGCCGGGGGCGAGGAAGCGTGGCCGGGCTGGGAGGACGCGGCCGTGCCACCCGCGCGATTGGGTGCCTACTTGCGGGAGTTCAAACAGCTCATGCGCGAGCACGGCCGCAAGAGTGTGGTCTACGGCCACTACGGCGAGGGCTGCCTGCATCTGCGGCTGGACTTCGATCTGCTGTCCCCGCGAGGGATCGCGGGATTCCGGTCGTTCCTCGAGGAGGCGGCCGACCTGGTCGCCGCGCACGGCGGCTCGCTGTCCGGGGAGCACGGCGACGGCCAGGCCCGCTCGGAACTGCTGTCCCGGATGTACAGCCCCGAGCTGCTCGCGCTTTTCGCGCGATTCAAGGGAATCTTCGACCCGGCGGACAAGATGAACCCCGGCATCCTGGTGCGTCCCCGGCCGGTCGACGCCGATCTGCGCGTGCGCCGCGCGCCACTGGATTTCGAAGACGTCACCGCGTTCGCGTACCCGGAGGACCGGGGAAGCTTCGGGCAGGCGATGCGGCGCTGCGTCGGCGTCGGGAAATGCCGCAACACCACCGGCGCGGGTGTGATGTGCCCGAGTTACCGCGCCACCCGCGAGGAAAAGCACTCGACGCGGGGCCGCGCGCATCTGCTCGCCGAGATGGTGAACGGCGAACTGATCACCGACGGCTGGCGTTCGGAGGAGGTCGCCGATGCGCTGGATCTCTGCCTGTCCTGCAAGGGCTGTCTGTCCGATTGCCCGGTCGACGTCGACATGGCGACGTACAAGGCGGAATTCCTGCACCAGCACCACAAGGGACGGCTGCGTCCGGCGTCGCACTACTCGATGGGCTGGCTGCCGGTGTGGCTGCGCGCGGCCTCGTTGGCGCCCCGGCTGGCGAACACGGTGTCGCGCCGGTTCTCCGGGCTGCTGAAGAAGTTCGGCGGGATCGCGCCGGAACGGGACCTGCCGACCTTCGCCCCGGCGCCGTTCACGCGACGCCGCGCCGATCTCAAACGCTGGGCGACCGGCCCCCGGCCCGTGGTGCTGTGGCCCGACTCCTTCAACAACTACCTCACCCCCGACGTCCTCGACGCCGCGGCCGAAGTGCTCACCGCGGCGGGCTACGACGTCGTCCTGCCCGATCGAGGCGTCTGCTGCGGCCTCACCTGGGTGTCCACCGGACAGCTCGACGTGGCGAAGAAGGTGTTGCGCCGCACGCTTTCCGTACTCGAACCGTATCTGCGGTCGGGCTGTCTGGTCGCCGGGCTGGAGCCGAGTTGCACGGCCCTGTTCCGCGGCGACCTCCCGGCGCTCTTGCCCGACGACCCGATGGCGAAACTGCTCGCCGGACGGACCAGGACGTTCGCCGAACTCGTCGAGGACTCGCCGCTCGAATTCCGGTCGCTGGACGTCGAGGCGCTCAGCCAGGTGCACTGTCATCAGCACGCCGTGCTCGGCTTCGACGCCGACGAGGCCGCGATGCGTGCCGCGGGTGTCCACAATTCCACCATGGACTCCGGTTGTTGTGGACTGGCGGGCAACTTCGGCTTCGAACGCGGGCACTACGACGTTTCCGTCGCCTGCGCGGAAGACCGCATGCTGCCCGCGATCCGCGCCGCGGCCGAGGGCACCGAGGTGGTCGCGGACGGCTTCAGCTGCCGGACGCAGATCGAGCAGCTCGACGGGCGGCGGGCGCTGCACCTGGCGGAACTGCTGAGGCGTGCGCTGCCTTAG
- a CDS encoding cytochrome P450, translating into MTATYPAAKDDPATPMGAVYAEYPPMSRVVFPSGCEGWLVTRYEDVRLIFSDTRFSRNLLAPDAPCLIEPGDFSTGEHSILNMDPPDHTRLRKLTAQAFTVRRIAALRPRIQEIADTLVREMTEHGPPVELVEMFAFPLPTAVMCEILGVPFEGRERFRRWSRVIVTPMAYTPAEVAQARRDGADDMAALVAVKRAKPGEDLLSVLVHARDEDGDRLTETELIDLATQLLLAGHETTVSLIATGIVLLAGSPEQLAALRADPALTAGAVEEIMRFDGPADASLLRVALEDVELSGGLVRRGEAVLAHTGAANRDEAAFPGASRFDIRRRNAPQLGFGHGIHFCLGAALARLEGEIAFRALLDGLPGLDLAVPASDIVWRPPLSIRGPEAVSVTWATTKRG; encoded by the coding sequence ATGACAGCCACGTATCCCGCGGCGAAGGACGACCCCGCGACCCCGATGGGCGCGGTCTACGCCGAGTATCCGCCGATGTCCCGGGTCGTCTTCCCCAGCGGTTGCGAAGGCTGGCTGGTGACCCGGTACGAAGACGTCCGCCTGATCTTCTCGGACACCCGGTTCTCCCGGAACCTGCTCGCACCGGACGCGCCGTGCCTGATCGAACCTGGTGACTTCTCCACCGGCGAGCACAGCATCCTCAACATGGACCCGCCGGATCACACCCGGCTGCGGAAGCTGACGGCGCAGGCCTTCACCGTCCGCCGGATCGCCGCGCTGCGGCCGCGGATCCAGGAGATCGCCGACACACTGGTGCGGGAGATGACCGAGCACGGCCCGCCGGTGGAGCTCGTCGAGATGTTCGCCTTTCCGCTGCCCACCGCGGTCATGTGCGAGATCCTCGGCGTCCCCTTCGAAGGCAGGGAACGGTTCCGGCGCTGGTCGCGGGTGATCGTCACGCCGATGGCGTACACGCCGGCGGAAGTGGCGCAGGCCCGGCGTGACGGGGCGGACGACATGGCTGCGCTCGTCGCCGTCAAACGAGCGAAGCCGGGTGAGGACCTGCTGAGTGTTCTCGTGCACGCTCGTGACGAGGACGGTGATCGGCTCACCGAGACCGAGTTGATCGATCTGGCCACGCAGCTCCTGCTGGCCGGGCACGAGACCACGGTCAGCCTGATCGCGACCGGGATCGTCCTGCTGGCGGGAAGTCCGGAGCAGCTCGCGGCGTTGCGCGCGGATCCCGCGCTGACGGCGGGAGCCGTCGAAGAAATCATGCGCTTCGACGGACCGGCCGACGCGTCACTGCTCCGGGTCGCGCTCGAGGACGTCGAACTGAGCGGTGGCCTGGTCCGGCGCGGTGAGGCCGTGCTGGCGCACACCGGCGCGGCGAACCGCGACGAAGCCGCTTTCCCCGGCGCGTCGCGGTTCGACATCCGGCGCCGGAACGCACCACAGCTCGGCTTCGGGCACGGCATCCACTTCTGCCTCGGCGCGGCGCTCGCCCGGCTCGAAGGGGAGATCGCGTTCCGGGCCCTGCTCGACGGCTTGCCGGGACTGGACCTCGCCGTCCCCGCGTCGGACATCGTCTGGCGTCCGCCGCTTTCGATCCGCGGTCCCGAAGCGGTATCGGTGACGTGGGCTACCACCAAGCGCGGCTGA
- a CDS encoding nuclear transport factor 2 family protein, which yields MVLISATVLGSGTAVAETNEGCSILEQLGDRVEGEVSPSACAFITKQTAFGAMRSETPEARDARVRLYGSIFAVDGTLAESGSAPPVAGRANIANSLRTLLNAFPTFRFTPVKIVVNGDAVFYEADNEMTIRGEVVRYPAVYRVVLTSGEVVQGRRYHDRTEWFRPIEKDALRELFTGVADNCPRRGPAFTGPGLTEPVTDPLCHAAYLGRLSGAMTDVRLTADQAAAGPHTLFQEYRGTVRAKGRTIEYGMIVGTEPGRVRYYFDTLPLSYDDSEIAGLFTKLVTGAALPAR from the coding sequence GTGGTTCTGATCAGTGCGACGGTGCTGGGAAGCGGAACGGCGGTGGCGGAGACGAACGAGGGTTGCTCGATCCTGGAGCAGCTCGGCGACCGGGTCGAAGGCGAGGTGTCCCCGAGTGCCTGCGCCTTCATCACGAAACAGACCGCGTTCGGGGCGATGCGTTCGGAGACGCCGGAAGCGCGGGACGCCCGTGTCCGCCTGTACGGCAGCATTTTCGCCGTCGACGGCACGTTGGCCGAATCGGGCAGTGCCCCGCCGGTCGCGGGCAGGGCGAACATCGCGAACAGCCTGCGGACTCTGCTGAACGCCTTTCCGACGTTCCGGTTCACTCCGGTGAAGATCGTCGTGAACGGTGACGCCGTCTTCTACGAAGCGGACAACGAGATGACCATTCGTGGCGAGGTCGTGCGGTATCCGGCCGTCTACCGGGTGGTGCTGACGAGCGGCGAGGTCGTCCAGGGGCGCCGGTACCACGATCGGACGGAGTGGTTCCGTCCCATCGAAAAGGACGCGCTTCGGGAACTGTTCACCGGCGTCGCCGACAACTGTCCTCGGCGAGGGCCGGCGTTCACCGGACCGGGGCTGACGGAACCGGTGACGGATCCCCTCTGTCACGCCGCCTACCTCGGCAGGCTTTCGGGCGCGATGACCGACGTCCGGCTGACGGCCGATCAGGCTGCCGCGGGTCCGCATACGTTGTTCCAGGAGTATCGCGGAACCGTGCGGGCGAAAGGGCGGACGATCGAGTACGGGATGATCGTGGGCACCGAACCCGGCCGAGTCCGCTACTACTTCGACACGCTTCCGCTGAGCTACGACGACTCGGAGATCGCCGGGCTGTTCACGAAGCTGGTCACGGGCGCAGCACTCCCCGCTCGGTGA
- a CDS encoding GNAT family N-acetyltransferase: protein MSDDGLTLRTLTTDDLPAFSAMLARAFLTDDTESMQYREGLVFEPERSYGVFDGDQLIGTGELLTRRITVPGAGQTPLAAVTSVGVAPGHRRRGALTRVMRAQLHGLHEDGGEPIAALWASESVIYSRFGYGLATQFFRAKIRAKAAFRPGVELEAERVREIARDEAIPLIKAIYEKEAPLRVGTLDRPESAWDFNLDDREVRHQGSSGMRFAVLPDGYAIYRVKGDWDEEGPCGTLSLQELVATTPRAYATLYRFLLDYDLVSTVETLAALDEPLIHLLADPRKISRSAGDSLWVRLVDVDRALKTRRYGIPVNLVFGVHDVFCPWNTGHWRLVTDEGGNAEVTRVEDAPDLELDVIDLGAIFFGGTRPSTLAAAGRVKERTAGAVSRATAAFAADREPSCLESF from the coding sequence GTGAGCGATGACGGCTTGACCCTCCGCACCTTGACCACCGACGACCTGCCCGCGTTCTCCGCGATGCTCGCGCGCGCGTTCCTCACCGACGACACGGAAAGCATGCAGTACCGCGAAGGGCTGGTGTTCGAGCCCGAGCGCTCATACGGCGTCTTCGACGGGGACCAGCTCATCGGAACGGGGGAACTGCTCACCCGCCGGATCACGGTGCCCGGGGCCGGGCAGACCCCGCTCGCCGCGGTGACCTCGGTCGGGGTGGCGCCGGGCCACCGCAGACGTGGCGCGCTCACCCGCGTCATGCGGGCGCAGCTGCACGGCCTGCACGAGGACGGCGGTGAGCCGATCGCCGCGCTGTGGGCGTCGGAATCGGTCATCTACTCCCGCTTCGGATACGGCCTCGCCACACAGTTCTTCCGCGCGAAGATCCGGGCGAAGGCGGCGTTCCGGCCGGGCGTCGAACTCGAAGCCGAGCGGGTGCGGGAAATCGCGCGTGACGAGGCGATCCCGCTGATCAAGGCGATCTACGAAAAGGAAGCGCCGCTGCGGGTCGGCACGCTCGACCGGCCCGAATCGGCGTGGGACTTCAACCTCGACGACCGCGAGGTCCGGCACCAGGGCTCGTCGGGCATGCGGTTCGCCGTGCTGCCGGACGGTTACGCGATCTACCGGGTGAAGGGCGACTGGGACGAGGAAGGTCCGTGCGGGACGCTGAGCCTGCAAGAACTCGTCGCGACCACGCCGCGGGCGTACGCGACCCTGTACCGGTTCCTGCTCGACTACGACCTGGTCAGCACGGTGGAGACCCTTGCCGCCCTCGACGAACCGCTCATCCACCTCCTCGCCGATCCCCGCAAGATCAGCCGGTCCGCCGGTGACTCCCTGTGGGTCCGGCTCGTCGACGTCGATCGCGCGCTGAAGACACGCCGCTACGGCATTCCGGTGAATCTGGTGTTCGGCGTGCACGACGTCTTCTGCCCGTGGAACACCGGGCACTGGCGGCTCGTCACGGACGAAGGCGGGAACGCCGAGGTGACCAGGGTGGAGGACGCGCCGGACCTCGAACTGGACGTGATCGACCTCGGCGCGATCTTCTTCGGCGGCACCCGGCCGAGCACGCTGGCCGCGGCCGGGCGCGTCAAGGAGCGGACCGCCGGCGCGGTTTCGCGGGCCACGGCGGCTTTCGCCGCCGACCGCGAGCCGTCCTGTCTCGAATCCTTCTAG
- a CDS encoding cytochrome P450 produces MTTTGSEILAYPFNEDAGLELDEAYAAARATKGMLRVRLPHGEPAWLATRYADARFVLGDRRFSRAMATEKDEPRMAPGRRPGGILSMDPPDHTRLRTLVAKAFTMRRVELLRPRVAELAAGLIEDMKAKGQPADLVEDYALPIPVAVICELLGVPVEDRPKFRVWSDAALSTSPLTTEEMMANQGELRAYMHVLVEQHRARPQDDLMTALIEARDVRDRLTELELVDLCIGILVAGHETTASQIPNFVYALLEQPGQLARLRADFDLIPAAVEELLRFVPLGAGAGFARYATEDIHVGDVLVKEGEPVMVAIGAANRDALQFTSAETLEFGRESNPHLGFGHGVHHCLGAPLARLELQEALRALLRDLPGLHLDGDIVWKTQMLVRGPRSMPIGW; encoded by the coding sequence ATGACCACCACTGGATCTGAAATTCTCGCCTATCCCTTCAACGAAGACGCCGGTCTCGAACTCGACGAGGCGTACGCGGCGGCCCGCGCCACCAAGGGCATGCTCCGCGTCCGGCTCCCGCACGGCGAGCCGGCGTGGCTCGCCACCCGATACGCCGACGCGCGCTTCGTCCTCGGCGACCGGCGGTTCTCCCGCGCCATGGCCACGGAGAAGGACGAGCCGCGGATGGCACCGGGCAGGCGGCCGGGCGGGATCCTGAGCATGGACCCGCCCGATCACACCCGGCTGCGCACGCTGGTCGCGAAGGCGTTCACCATGCGCCGCGTCGAGCTGCTGCGACCGCGGGTCGCCGAGCTGGCGGCAGGGCTGATCGAGGACATGAAGGCCAAGGGACAGCCCGCCGACCTGGTCGAGGACTACGCGCTGCCGATTCCCGTCGCGGTGATCTGCGAACTGCTCGGCGTCCCCGTCGAAGACCGGCCGAAGTTCCGCGTGTGGAGCGACGCCGCGCTGTCGACCAGCCCGCTGACCACCGAAGAGATGATGGCCAACCAGGGCGAGCTGCGGGCGTACATGCACGTGCTCGTCGAGCAGCACCGCGCCCGGCCGCAGGACGACCTGATGACCGCGCTGATCGAAGCGCGCGACGTCCGCGACAGGCTGACCGAGCTGGAACTGGTCGACCTGTGCATCGGCATCCTGGTCGCCGGCCACGAGACCACCGCCAGCCAGATCCCCAACTTCGTCTACGCCCTGCTCGAACAGCCGGGACAACTGGCCCGCCTCCGCGCGGACTTCGACCTGATCCCGGCCGCGGTCGAAGAACTGCTGCGGTTCGTCCCGCTGGGGGCAGGCGCCGGATTCGCCCGCTACGCCACCGAAGACATCCACGTCGGGGACGTGCTGGTGAAGGAGGGTGAGCCGGTGATGGTCGCGATCGGTGCCGCCAACCGGGACGCCCTCCAGTTCACCTCGGCGGAAACCCTCGAATTCGGCCGGGAGAGCAATCCCCACCTCGGGTTCGGGCACGGCGTGCACCACTGTCTCGGTGCCCCGCTGGCCAGGCTGGAACTGCAGGAGGCCTTACGGGCCTTGCTGCGAGATCTCCCCGGACTGCACCTCGACGGCGATATCGTGTGGAAGACACAGATGCTGGTGCGGGGGCCCCGTTCCATGCCGATCGGATGGTGA
- a CDS encoding TetR/AcrR family transcriptional regulator, whose amino-acid sequence MKRKLAREDWADAALEALCEDGLAAIAVEPLAAKLGTTKGSFYWHFANRDALVEAAVRRWAEQDTEALITLLDGIADPERRLRELFELVFGGKDDERAELALLAHAGDPVIGPLLADVTARRVDFIVRCFLEMNCPETEARHRGLLAYTAFIGLIQAQRASGGTLLSAAERPGYLQFLRGIITG is encoded by the coding sequence ATGAAACGGAAGCTCGCACGTGAGGATTGGGCGGACGCGGCGCTCGAAGCGCTGTGCGAAGACGGGCTCGCCGCGATCGCCGTCGAGCCCCTCGCGGCGAAGCTCGGGACCACGAAAGGCAGTTTCTACTGGCATTTCGCGAATCGGGACGCACTGGTCGAAGCCGCCGTCCGCCGGTGGGCCGAGCAGGACACCGAGGCGTTGATCACGTTGCTGGACGGCATCGCGGACCCGGAACGAAGGCTGCGTGAGCTCTTCGAACTCGTCTTCGGGGGCAAGGACGACGAGCGGGCCGAACTGGCGCTGCTCGCCCACGCCGGCGACCCGGTGATCGGTCCGCTGCTCGCCGACGTCACCGCGCGGCGCGTCGACTTCATCGTCCGCTGCTTCCTGGAGATGAACTGCCCGGAAACCGAGGCACGGCATCGCGGTCTGCTGGCCTACACGGCTTTCATCGGCTTGATCCAGGCGCAGCGGGCGAGCGGCGGGACGCTGCTGTCCGCGGCCGAGCGGCCGGGTTACCTGCAGTTCCTGCGCGGGATTATCACCGGGTGA
- a CDS encoding ferredoxin: MSWKVDVDGDTCIGSGMCAALKPEVFELEGATATVVKGEVEPDEAVLDAADSCPAMAIEVTEKGEVIGPRP, from the coding sequence ATGAGCTGGAAAGTCGACGTCGATGGCGACACGTGCATCGGCTCGGGAATGTGCGCCGCGTTGAAGCCGGAGGTCTTCGAACTCGAAGGCGCCACGGCGACGGTGGTCAAGGGGGAGGTCGAGCCGGACGAGGCGGTGCTGGACGCGGCCGATTCCTGCCCCGCGATGGCCATCGAGGTGACGGAAAAGGGCGAGGTGATCGGGCCGCGGCCCTGA